The Doryrhamphus excisus isolate RoL2022-K1 chromosome 1, RoL_Dexc_1.0, whole genome shotgun sequence genome includes a window with the following:
- the tet2 gene encoding methylcytosine dioxygenase TET2: METDQTRHETEESLTLKHFGTSHNISNKLQNGGSFSEGDSLQVTDTNWNNYKPGAVANSMKRPNENCNDSESVQGLLDHGSFMMNGELMNGDFKLTEQSLQPSQPKKFKVDSENSELKNKSEFQCNAQTEIQLGSRNCTILNGDVFPLPRNKHVSIPNGAVLTASTIETTPGDLLEKTLSQYYPEQVSIAPQRCGPQDAMNSSLTNKLPAEDIRSPALTSEFPNSAQMLDSQPRKPGASGPVEGSNNYSSVNYIVNGYANNHETDYQQKKHEHHQPSPSSHQPPHHQLPGMVPQSNIANSMQQHENGPGCFPNNTNPQHIKDHFSHKEPNTQLQVNEAVLAKYGPSTNSGIQNLVQYGEPGSGHAQQFGMQHKNFQQNPENLHGVDNTGMMRPNVRQVGLENGLDDTTQQSGHLMCPTLHQGNWMKQNPSQQQTRCLSLLAEQENKDFSAKPLHEQQKTGLQVHGQILEANPVQRFESPGMFKEAIQGSNNIQQQQLIRQTHCASAQNNNGPEWQQRSPKVSLVQPPQTHIKHNQHLLQSQQPGGHFHTPVQSEHLCENPEVQDVLSPEFFTTQQHKHCNLPRPLSHPPQFEEQQLKSPIYRPHSQPQPTQAQVNQQHRNNPAQPNNHFSYNNTTDAHLQHQRPNSPNSGSSDSRSFHPQRPNNCHPPNSMDFPQTSTPSQPYSPRVSLNQQTSTHIYPKAEHQLNPCSQFQRGSNHPSASALPLADFQKHAALRNHLLQRQERQVPLHSAQSTGDINNGLKSIKMENGPRFQLSGSQQQMSGLHIKQEKQQSICENSKKQDNILASMEQSLKQYQLSPVFEKKSFVMNSNKVKVESSGPVTILSTNTDMCKVEASGATTSTPAFKKTLDSTPKKEQLLQRFMDSPMKLLDTPIKSLLDMPMKTQYDIASCHCVEQISEKDEGPYYTHLGSAPTVAGIREMMENRSGFNGQAIRIEKVVYTGKEGKSTQGCPIAKWVIRRASEEEKLLVLVRERIGHKCDTACIIVAILVWEGIQPSLADKLYLELSDTLTRHGALTQRRCALNEERTCACQGLNPDACGASFSFGCSWSMYYNGCKFARSKIPRKFKLLGDDVREEERLEQNFQHLATLLGPLYKNMAPEAYGNQVEHEHRAPDCRLGRKEGRPFSGVTACLDFCAHAHRDLHNMQGGSTVVCTLTREDNREIGKIPEDEQLHVLPLYKASNTDEFGSEEGQQEKIKSGAIQVLSAFRRQVRMLAEPAKSCRQKKLDAKKAAANKNAMLDNSHDKAEKVTPTKSKAGTCENISQSTQMAGFVPGAMGASQFPSQPTHPFGTHPRQLQQQQHENILTSYPGAANPAKYPRFPSHPGSFTSTSKPGSMFPPQSSTPASPYPAPIHAPTSYIDRANRSYPGYQCNGGMPLDNYQQYYASNQKHLDMYQQQQQRQAFYSEQQYPVHPRYEVNYPPNFGDPGLQVNGYNACSMRPIHPMRAFSPCGPNGAPDPRFIDPLSRAHGGLNYTAAGCNGNQFGRSPNPYFSQSSQMFPAGQQPFHMQIKQEIGIASPKMLGPQLSGVCLNPETQTGLGSPVVSSIKHEPGTPQTPTTPQKPEMWSDNEHNFLDPDIGGVAVAPSHGSVLIECAKRELHATTPLKNPDRHHPTRISLVFYQHKNLNEAKHGLALWEAKMAEKAREKEEDAERNGGEGTPSKSHKKGTKREHPESLESLGEPPYKRFIQALIEGSSSCTTNTYVSTSPYAFTKVTGPYSHFA; encoded by the exons ATGGAAACAGACCAGACCAGACATGAGACGGAAGAAAGTCTGACATTAAAACACTTTGGGACATCCCACAACATCTCCAACAAACTGCAGAATGGAGGGTCATTTTCAGAAGGAGACTCTCTCCAAGTCACTGATACAAACTGGAACAATTACAAGCCCGGCGCAGTTGCCAACTCCATGAAGAGGCCAAACGAAAACTGCAACGACTCTGAATCAGTACAAGGGCTGTTGGATCATGGATCCTTTATGATGAATGGAGAGTTGATGAATGGAGATTTCAAGCTCACTGAACAGTCATTACAGCCCAGCCAGCCAAAGAAATTTAAAGTAGATTCAGAGAATTcagaattaaaaaacaaatcagaATTTCAATGCAATGCTCAGACAGAGATACAATTAGGAAGCAGGAACTGTACAATTCTTAATGGAGATGTATTCCCTCTGCCAAGAAACAAACACGTCTCAATTCCTAATGGTGCTGTATTAACCGCCTCTACAATAGAAACCACACCAGGTGATCTTTTAGAGAAGACTTTGTCTCAATATTATCCCGAACAGGTGTCAATTGCACCACAGAGATGTGGTCCACAAGATGCTATGAATAGTTCTCTCACAAATAAACTGCCTGCTGAAGATATTAGATCTCCTGCTTTGACCTCAGAGTTTCCAAATTCGGCTCAAATGCTTGACTCACAACCACGGAAACCTGGGGCATCTGGTCCTGTGGAGGGAAGCAACAATTACAGCTCTGTTAACTATATAGTAAACGGGTATGCTAACAATCATGAAACAGATTACCAGcagaaaaaacatgaacatcATCAGCCGTCACCATCGAGCCACCAACCACCTCATCATCAGCTCCCTGGCATGGTCCCACAATCAAATATTGCCAACTCCATGCAACAACATGAAAATGGCCCAGGGTGCTTTCCAAACAACACAAATCCTCAACATATAAAAGACCATTTTAGCCACAAGGAGCCTAATACTCAACTACAGGTAAATGAGGCAGTATTGGCCAAATATGGACCGTCTACAAACTCTGGCATACAGAACTTGGTGCAATATGGAGAACCTGGGTCTGGTCATGCTCAGCAGTTTGGGATGCAGCACAAGAATTTTCAGCAGAATCCTGAAAACTTACATGGAGTGGACAACACAGGCATGATGAGACCAAATGTACGGCAGGTTGGATTAGAAAATGGTCTAGATGACACAACCCAGCAGTCAGGACATTTAATGTGTCCGACTCTCCATCAAGGAAACTGGATGAAACAGAACCCTTCACAGCAACAAACACGTTGTCTGTCATTGTTGGCAGAGCAGGAAAACAAAGATTTCTCAGCCAAGCCTCTGCACGAGCAGCAGAAGACTGGTCTCCAGGTTCATGGTCAAATTTTGGAAGCAAACCCCGTACAAAGGTTTGAGTCACCTGGAATGTTCAAAGAAGCCATTCAGGGGTCTAACAACATACAGCAGCAGCAACTCATACGCCAAACACACTGTGCTTCAGCCCAGAACAACAACGGTCCTGAGTGGCAGCAAAGAAGTCCCAAGGTATCTTTAGTGCAACCGCCTCAAACCCACATAAAGCACAACCAACACTTGCTGCAAAGCCAGCAGCCTGGGGGACATTTTCATACCCCCGTGCAGTCAGAGCACTTATGTGAAAACCCTGAAGTGCAGGATGTATTGTCACCTGAGTTTTTcacaacacagcaacacaagCACTGTAATCTTCCACGCCCACTGTCCCACCCACCACAATTTGAAGAACAGCAACTTAAGTCTCCCATTTACCGTCCTCACAGTCAGCCTCAGCCGACTCAAGCTCAAGTTAATCAGCAACATAGAAACAACCCTGCCCAACCTAACAACCACTTCAGCTACAATAACACAACAGATGCACATCTGCAACATCAAAGACCAAATTCCCCCAACTCAGGCAGCAGTGATTCCAGGTCGTTCCATCCACAGAGACCGAATAACTGTCATCCACCCAACAGCATGGACTTCCCACAGACTTCTACACCATCGCAACCCTATTCGCCGCGTGTTTCATTAAACCAACAGACATCGACACATATTTATCCGAAAGCTGAACACCAGCTAAACCCATGTTCCCAGTTCCAAAGAGGATCTAATCATCCTTCGGCATCTGCCCTACCCCTAGCAGACTTTCAAAAGCATGCAGCCCTGCGTAATCATCTGTTACAAAGGCAAGAGAGACAGGTTCCTCTTCATTCCGCTCAAAGCACCGGTGATATCAACAATGGgctaaaaagtataaaaatggaaaatggacCCAGATTTCAACTGTCTGGCTCACAGCAGCAAATGAGCGGATTGCACATCAAGCAGGAGAAACAACAATCCATATGTGAAAATAGTAAGAAGCAAGACAACATCCTGGCCTCCATGGAACAAAGTCTAAAACAGTACCAACTTTCCCCAGTGTTTGAGAAGAAATCTTTTGTCATGAATTCAAATAAAGTCAAGGTAGAATCTTCCGGGCCTGTCACAATCCTGTCAACCAACACAGACATGTGCAAAGTTGAAGCATCTGGAGCTACTACCTCCACtccagcttttaaaaaaacgctCGACTCCACACCCAAGAAGGAACAACTCCTTCAGAGATTTATGGATTCCCCAATGAAACTGTTGGATACCCCAATAAAAAGCCTCCTGGATATGCCGATGAAAACACAGTATGACATTGCATCATGCCACTGTGTTG AGCAAATCAGCGAAAAGGACGAAGGCCCTTACTACACACACCTTGGATCTGCACCTACGGTTGCTGGTATAAGGGAGATGATGGAAAATAG GTCTGGTTTCAATGGTCAAGCCATCAGGATAGAGAAAGTGGTGTACACAGGCAAGGAAGGCAAAAGTACACAGGGATGCCCTATCGCAAAATGG GTGATTCGCAGAGCCAGTGAAGAAGAGAAGTTACTTGTGTTGGTTCGAGAACGCATTGGCCACAAATGTGACACCGCCTGCATAATCGTGGCAATCCTGGTCTGGGAGGGCATCCAACCCAGCCTAGCTGACAAACTCTACCTCGAGCTAAGTGATACTCTAACAAGGCATGGAGCCCTCACCCAGAGACGATGCGCTCTCAATGAAGA GAGGACCTGTGCATGTCAGGGGTTAAATCCAGATGCCTGTGGAGCATCGTTTTCCTTTGGCTGCTCATGGAGCATGTACTACAATGGCTGCAAATTTGCCAGGAGTAAAATTCCAAGAAAATTTAAACTACTCGGCGATGACGTGAGAGAG GAAGAAAGGCTGGAGCAAAACTTTCAGCATCTGGCCACCTTACTGGGCCCCTTGTACAAAAATATGGCACCTGAAGCTTATGGAAACCAG GTGGAACATGAACACAGAGCACCTGACTGCCGTCTGGGGCGAAAGGAGGGGCGTCCATTTTCTGGAGTGACTGCTTGCCTGGACTTCTGTGCTCATGCTCACAGAGATCTCCACAACATGCAAGGAGGCAGCACTGTG GTGTGTACATTAACAAGGGAGGATAACAGGGAGATCGGAAAGATACCAGAGGATGAACAGCTCCACGTCTTGCCACTTTATAAAGCTTCCAACACTGATGAATTTGGAAGTGAGGAGGGTCAACAGGAAAAAATTAAGTCAGGTGCCATCCAAGTCCTCAGTGCCTTCCGCCGCCAGGTTCGCATGCTTGCAGAGCCTGCAAAGTCCTGTCGCCAAAAGAAGCTGGATGCTAAGAAGGCAGCTGCTAACAAGAATGCCATGCTGGACAACTCTCATGACAAAGCAGAGAAAGTTACCCCAACCAAGTCAAAAGCGGGTACTTGTGAAAACATCAGTCAAAGCACTCAAATGGCAG GGTTTGTTCCAGGTGCTATGGGAGCCTCCCAATTTCCAAGTCAACCAACGCATCCCTTTGGAACCCATCCCCGGCAACTGCAGCAACAACAGCACGAAAACATACTTACCTCTTATCCCGGTGCAGCAAATCCTGCCAAATACCCCAGGTTCCCCAGCCACCCTGGATCTTTTACTAGCACTTCAAAACCAGGAAGCATGTTTCCGCCTCAATCATCAACACCAGCAAGCCCTTACCCTGCCCCAATCCATGCACCCACGTCATACATTGATAGAGCTAATCGTTCATACCCTGGTTACCAATGTAATGGAGGAATGCCTCTTGACAATTACCAACAATACTATGCTTCAAACCAAAAGCACCTGGACAtgtatcaacaacaacaacagcgacaAGCCTTTTACTCAGAACAACAGTATCCAGTGCATCCGCGTTATGAGGTTAATTATCCACCGAATTTTGGTGATCCAGGTTTACAAGTCAACGGCTATAATGCATGCAGCATGAGGCCAATTCACCCCATGAGAGCTTTCAGCCCCTGTGGTCCGAATGGAGCCCCAGACCCACGTTTTATTGACCCCCTCTCAAGAGCCCACGGAGGTCTTAACTACACTGCCGCTGGGTGCAACGGCAATCAATTTGGAAGATCCCCAAATCCATACTTCTCTCAAAGTTCCCAAATGTTCCCGGCAGGCCAACAACCTTTCCATATGCAAATTAAGCAAGAAATTGGTATTGCTAGCCCAAAGATGCTCGGTCCTCAGTTAAGTGGAGTGTGTTTGAACCCTGAAACACAGACAGGACTGGGTAGCCCCGTAGTATCGAGTATTAAGCATGAGCCTGGAACCCCTCAGACACCCACAACCCCACAAAAGCCAGAAATGTGGTCAGACAATGAGCACAACTTCTTGGACCCTGATATTGGCGGAGTGGCTGTGGCACCTAGTCACGGCTCAGTCCTAATTGAGTGTGCTAAACGGGAACTCCACGCCACAACACCTCTTAAAAACCCAGATCGTCATCACCCAACTCGCATCTCCTTGGTCTTTTACCAGCACAAAAACCTGAACGAGGCAAAACATGGACTGGCCCTGTGGGAGGCAAAGATGGCAGAAAAGGCTCgagagaaggaggaggatgcAGAGAGAAACGGCGGCGAAGGGACACCAAGCAAAAGCCACAAGAAGGGGACAAAGCGTGAGCATCCGGAGTCATTGGAATCGCTCGGGGAACCTCCTTATAAGCGTTTTATACAGGCACTCATAGAGGGGTCCTCATCATGCACAACCAACACCTACGTCAGTACATCTCCGTATGCCTTCACCAAGGTCACAGGACCTTATAGTCACTTTGCTTAA
- the ppa2 gene encoding inorganic pyrophosphatase 2, mitochondrial: MRAPLLLYSSRCVLRAVFGSFPACRHQLVTQTTAVPHLYTLRKTMHYQTVERGSPNTPDYRIYFKNSDGNYISPFHDIPLIAEAEQDLPAKKAKKSEVLFNMVVEVPRWSNAKMEIATKEPLNPIMQDVKKGKLRYVANIFPHKGYIWNYGAIPQTWEDPNHTDSETKCCGDNDPIDVCDIGSKVCSPGQVIQVKVLGILAMIDEGEMDWKVIAINVEDPDAKNLNNLEDVRKSRPGHLEATVDWFRKYKVPDGKPENQFGFNAQFQDKDFAVEIIKSTHEHWRALVQKKTNSGGIECKNISCCDSPFKCNAEETSYVVQLTPELGHGQSVPPEVDKWHFV; encoded by the exons ATGAGAGCACCGCTATTACTATACTCCTCTCGCTGTGTCTTACGGGCAGTTTTTGGGTCCTTTCCCGCTTGTCGACATCAACTTGTCACCCAAACAACCGCTGTGCCTCATTTGTATACTTTGAGAAAAACGATGCACTATCAAACGGTGGAGAGAGGGAGCCCCAACACTCCAGATTACAGGATTTATTTTA AAAACTCAGACGGCAACTACATTTCCCCTTTTCATGACATTCCATTGATAGCAGAGGCAGAACAG GACTTACCggcaaagaaggccaaaaagaGTGAG GTGCTCTTCAACATGGTTGTGGAGGTGCCTCGGTGGTCCAATGCAAAGATGGAG ATTGCAACAAAGGAACCTCTGAATCCCATCATGCAAGATGTAAAAAAAGGCAAGCTAAGATACGTCGccaata tatttccCCATAAAGGTTACATTTGGAACTACGGAGCGATCCCGCAG ACGTGGGAGGACCCTAACCACACCGACTCTGAAACAAAATGTTGTGGCGATAATGATCCCATCGACGTTTGCGACATTGGTTCAAAG GTGTGCTCTCCTGGTCAGGTGATCCAGGTGAAAGTGCTTGGAATTTTGGCAATGATAGATGAAGGCGAAATGGACTGGAAAGTCATCGCCATCAATGTGGAGGACCCTGATGCCAAAAACCTAAATA ACTTGGAGGATGTCCGAAAGAGTCGGCCCGGTCATTTAGAGGCCACTGTGGATTGGTTTAGGAAATACAAAGTTCCCGATGGGAAGCCCGAGAACCAATTTGGATTCAATGCACAATTTCAAGATAAG GACTTTGCAGTGGAGATTATCAAGTCCACACATGAGCACTGGAGGGCACTAGTGCAGAAGAAGACGAATAGTGGAGGGATTGAATG CAAAAATATATCATGCTGTGATAGTCCGTTCAAATGCAACGCAGAAGAAACCAGTTATGTGGTCCAAttg ACCCCTGAACTTGGTCATGGTCAAAGTGTTCCTCCAGAAG tgGACAAGTGGCATTTTGTCTGA